The following proteins are encoded in a genomic region of Phycisphaerae bacterium:
- the ispH gene encoding 4-hydroxy-3-methylbut-2-enyl diphosphate reductase yields MKILLANPRGFCAGVDRAIKIVDLALETFGPPVYVRREIVHNSHVVRDLRSRGAVFVDELTAVPPGSVAILSAHGVAPLVFDQARERNLRLIDATCPLVTKVHLEVHRFVKLGYHIVLIGHNGHDEVIGTIGEAPGHITLVENEAQAATVVLPPHDKLMVLTQTTLGVDDTKAVIEALRKRFAYLELPPTDDVCYATQNRQDAVKEMSARGMQLLLVVGSRNSSNAARLVEVGEARGVRGFLIDGADEIRPEWLDGVTCVAVTAGASTPEDVVQGVVDRLRKCGDGRVEYVTTAEETTVFQIPIDLRRAMEERAALKR; encoded by the coding sequence ATGAAGATTCTCCTGGCGAATCCGCGTGGCTTTTGTGCCGGCGTTGATCGGGCGATCAAGATCGTCGATCTGGCGCTGGAGACCTTCGGTCCGCCAGTATATGTGCGGCGCGAGATCGTGCATAACAGCCATGTCGTTCGGGATCTGCGGAGCCGAGGCGCCGTTTTCGTCGACGAATTGACGGCCGTTCCGCCCGGCTCGGTCGCTATCCTGAGTGCGCATGGCGTCGCTCCGCTGGTTTTTGATCAGGCTCGGGAGCGCAATCTGCGACTTATCGACGCGACGTGTCCACTGGTTACGAAGGTGCATCTCGAGGTTCATCGATTCGTCAAGCTGGGATATCACATTGTGCTGATCGGTCACAATGGTCACGACGAAGTGATCGGCACGATCGGTGAAGCGCCTGGGCATATAACTCTCGTGGAGAATGAGGCCCAGGCGGCGACCGTTGTGCTGCCTCCGCATGATAAGCTAATGGTTCTGACGCAGACGACGCTCGGCGTGGATGATACGAAGGCGGTGATCGAGGCGCTGCGCAAACGGTTCGCCTATCTGGAGCTTCCGCCGACCGACGACGTGTGCTACGCGACTCAGAACAGGCAGGACGCGGTGAAGGAGATGTCGGCCCGGGGAATGCAGTTGCTGCTGGTTGTGGGATCGCGGAATTCGAGCAATGCGGCGCGCCTTGTGGAAGTCGGCGAAGCGCGGGGCGTGCGAGGATTTCTCATTGACGGGGCGGATGAGATTCGCCCGGAATGGCTTGATGGTGTCACTTGTGTGGCAGTGACGGCCGGCGCGAGCACTCCAGAGGATGTGGTGCAGGGCGTGGTCGACCGTCTTCGCAAATGCGGCGACGGCCGCGTCGAGTATGTGACCACGGCCGAGGAGACGACGGTGTTTCAGATTCCGATTGATCTGCGTCGTGCAATGGAAGAGCGAGCCGCGTTAAAGCGTTGA
- a CDS encoding tetratricopeptide repeat protein — translation MSRIFLSRRVSTCDLQRSASVIAMAFIAMTAAVGCEGISRRHDARVGDISPPPEDVDFRTASSESANFPDLVEEMVQKRSDYINHLIQMERAYLNVGDINRANWARRQRELTERIEVYPYLTEQTPMQQNVQVQVIPRDSIPEADALFEQGFKLYDKFVGVPFVGFAYLNKPEPRQAVDIFKRVIAEYPTSDKVDDAAYYIGNIYKEFLRHDDPDNELALRYLKWAWTLDPRTPHPARFDAAVIYDFRLHDRDKAIELYHEVLSLEEAGNNSNQRFSATRIAQLSDDDGSHLRPREPRVASGGSSGATNTAASPVAPKSPGEGSPPDTSREPGPGGGRMSGGGE, via the coding sequence ATGTCCCGTATTTTCCTTTCTCGTCGTGTTTCAACGTGCGATTTGCAGAGGTCTGCAAGTGTCATTGCAATGGCATTTATCGCGATGACGGCGGCCGTCGGCTGCGAAGGCATTTCGCGACGACATGACGCGCGCGTCGGCGATATTTCCCCGCCTCCGGAGGATGTGGATTTTCGGACGGCGTCATCGGAGTCGGCCAATTTTCCCGACCTGGTCGAGGAAATGGTTCAGAAGCGATCGGACTACATAAACCATCTGATTCAGATGGAGCGGGCTTATCTGAATGTCGGGGACATCAACCGGGCGAATTGGGCGCGTCGGCAGCGCGAACTGACGGAGCGGATCGAGGTCTATCCCTATCTGACCGAGCAGACGCCCATGCAGCAGAACGTGCAGGTGCAGGTCATACCGCGTGACTCGATTCCGGAGGCTGACGCTCTGTTTGAGCAGGGCTTCAAGCTTTACGACAAGTTCGTCGGCGTTCCTTTTGTCGGATTCGCGTATTTGAACAAGCCGGAACCGCGTCAGGCCGTGGATATTTTCAAGCGCGTGATTGCGGAGTACCCCACATCGGACAAGGTCGACGACGCGGCCTACTACATCGGCAACATCTACAAAGAATTTCTGCGGCATGACGATCCGGACAACGAACTGGCACTTCGTTATCTCAAGTGGGCATGGACGCTCGACCCGCGCACTCCGCACCCGGCGAGGTTTGACGCGGCGGTGATCTACGATTTCCGGCTGCATGATCGCGACAAGGCGATTGAACTGTATCACGAAGTGTTGTCGCTCGAGGAAGCGGGCAATAATTCGAATCAGCGGTTCAGCGCGACGCGAATCGCGCAGCTGTCCGACGACGATGGCAGCCACTTACGGCCGCGAGAGCCGCGCGTGGCCAGCGGAGGATCGAGCGGCGCGACTAATACAGCCGCGTCGCCGGTTGCGCCGAAATCTCCGGGCGAGGGTTCGCCTCCGGACACGTCGCGTGAGCCGGGCCCGGGGGGCGGTCGAATGTCGGGCGGAGGCGAATGA
- a CDS encoding PfaD family polyunsaturated fatty acid/polyketide biosynthesis protein produces MRRLRRSVFAYDLPDGVGFAVDGRCVIGADAAAVGRSYPLRAYVPPIGPESLGDPTFRADYGLKYAYLAGAMANGIGSCEIVEAMSRAGMLGFFGSAGLPLERVSAAIDRLQKSLGEAPFGFNLIHSPNEPLLEAGVVELYLKRGVRLVDASAYLDLTLPLVRYRVHGIRREADGRIVCPNRVIGKVSRIEVARKMLSPPPEAILRQLVEQGAISAAQAELAKQVPVAQDLTIEADSGGHTDNRPALTLLPGMIALRDELQSIHGFSMPLRVGAAGGIATPASAAAAFSMGAAFVMTGSVNQACVEAGTSSIVREMLAHASQADVTMAPAADMFEMGVKVQVLKWGTMFPVRARKLYDVYREYESLEAVPAAVRSSIERDCLRCTFEEAWRSTREFFRTRDPSQIDRAEQDPKHKMALVFRSYLGQSSNWANAGDASRKVDFQIWCGPAMGAFNEWSKGTFLEKPENRKVAVVAMNLLVGACVLARANSLKQQSVALPAAAERFAPATMEEIEAILAY; encoded by the coding sequence ATGCGGCGACTGCGAAGATCGGTGTTTGCATATGATCTGCCCGACGGTGTTGGCTTTGCGGTGGACGGCCGGTGCGTGATCGGTGCGGATGCGGCAGCGGTCGGCCGCAGCTATCCGCTGAGGGCGTATGTGCCGCCAATTGGGCCGGAGTCGCTCGGGGATCCGACGTTTCGGGCCGATTATGGATTGAAATATGCCTATCTTGCCGGTGCGATGGCCAACGGCATCGGCTCCTGCGAAATCGTGGAAGCGATGAGTCGCGCCGGGATGCTTGGCTTTTTCGGATCGGCCGGCCTGCCGCTGGAACGTGTTTCCGCCGCGATCGACCGATTGCAGAAGAGCCTTGGCGAGGCACCGTTCGGATTCAACCTGATTCACAGTCCGAACGAACCCTTGCTTGAGGCCGGGGTCGTGGAGTTGTACCTGAAACGTGGAGTGCGGCTGGTCGATGCGTCGGCATACCTCGACCTGACGCTGCCGTTGGTGCGATATCGCGTGCACGGCATCCGGCGCGAAGCTGACGGGCGAATCGTGTGCCCAAATCGCGTGATCGGCAAAGTCTCTCGAATTGAGGTGGCTCGCAAGATGTTATCGCCGCCGCCGGAGGCGATTCTGCGGCAACTGGTTGAGCAGGGTGCCATCAGCGCGGCGCAGGCGGAACTGGCGAAACAGGTGCCGGTGGCACAGGATCTGACCATCGAGGCGGACTCGGGCGGGCATACGGACAACCGTCCGGCGCTGACGCTTCTTCCGGGGATGATCGCGCTTCGGGACGAATTGCAGTCCATTCATGGATTTTCGATGCCGTTGCGAGTCGGCGCCGCCGGCGGGATCGCCACGCCGGCGAGTGCGGCCGCGGCTTTTTCGATGGGGGCGGCGTTTGTAATGACAGGTTCGGTGAATCAGGCTTGCGTGGAGGCCGGCACCTCGTCGATCGTCCGCGAGATGCTTGCGCACGCGAGTCAGGCCGATGTCACGATGGCGCCAGCCGCGGACATGTTTGAGATGGGCGTCAAGGTTCAGGTGCTTAAGTGGGGCACCATGTTTCCGGTGCGGGCGAGGAAGCTCTACGACGTGTATCGAGAGTACGAGAGTCTCGAAGCCGTCCCAGCGGCGGTGCGTTCGAGCATTGAACGCGACTGTCTCCGATGCACGTTCGAGGAAGCCTGGCGATCCACACGCGAGTTCTTTCGAACGCGCGATCCGAGCCAGATTGACCGAGCCGAACAGGATCCCAAACACAAGATGGCGCTGGTGTTCCGCAGCTACCTGGGTCAGTCATCCAACTGGGCTAATGCGGGCGATGCGTCGCGCAAGGTGGATTTTCAGATATGGTGCGGCCCGGCGATGGGGGCGTTCAATGAGTGGTCAAAAGGTACGTTTCTCGAGAAGCCTGAGAACCGAAAAGTTGCAGTCGTCGCGATGAATCTTCTTGTCGGCGCGTGTGTGTTGGCGCGTGCGAATTCGTTGAAGCAGCAGAGCGTCGCCCTTCCGGCGGCGGCGGAGCGATTTGCACCGGCGACCATGGAAGAGATCGAAGCGATACTTGCGTATTAG